In the Mycolicibacter sp. MU0102 genome, one interval contains:
- a CDS encoding flavin reductase family protein has translation MSSASNLTPSSLREAFGHIPSGVVAVAAEIDGVRVGLAASTFVPVSLEPPLVSFCVQNTSETWPKLKDSPRLGISVLGEAHDVAARTLAAKTGDRFAGLETVTNDGAVFIKGTGVWLGSSIEQLVPAGDHTIVVLRVCELTVDPEITPIVFHRSGFRRLGG, from the coding sequence GTGAGTTCCGCGAGCAACTTGACCCCGTCGTCGCTGCGGGAGGCCTTCGGGCATATCCCGTCCGGAGTCGTGGCGGTGGCAGCCGAGATCGATGGCGTTCGGGTCGGCCTGGCGGCCAGCACCTTCGTGCCGGTCTCGTTGGAGCCGCCGTTGGTGTCCTTCTGTGTGCAGAACACCTCGGAGACGTGGCCAAAGCTCAAGGACTCGCCCCGGCTGGGCATCAGCGTGCTCGGCGAGGCGCACGACGTCGCGGCGCGCACCCTCGCGGCCAAGACCGGTGATCGGTTCGCCGGGCTGGAGACGGTGACCAACGACGGCGCGGTGTTCATCAAGGGCACCGGCGTATGGCTAGGCAGCTCGATCGAGCAGCTGGTGCCCGCCGGAGACCACACCATCGTGGTGCTGCGGGTCTGTGAATTGACCGTCGATCCCGAGATCACACCGATCGTGTTCCACCGCAGCGGTTTTCGCCGCCTCGGTGGCTAA
- the nirD gene encoding nitrite reductase small subunit NirD produces MSTSNIATWTTACRYDSLIPGLGVGVLLANGKQAALFRLDDGSVRAVCNIDPFFRAAVMSRGIVGDRGGRLSVISPLKKQAFAFDDGSCLDDPSVSVRVYPTRISEDGYVQVGEPVAERAVA; encoded by the coding sequence ATGAGCACCAGCAACATCGCCACTTGGACCACCGCCTGCCGCTACGACAGTCTGATTCCAGGACTCGGCGTCGGCGTCTTGCTCGCGAACGGTAAGCAGGCGGCCCTGTTCCGGCTTGACGACGGCTCGGTCCGCGCGGTCTGCAACATCGACCCGTTCTTCCGTGCAGCGGTGATGTCTCGCGGAATCGTCGGTGACCGCGGGGGCCGGCTTTCGGTCATCTCCCCGCTCAAGAAGCAGGCGTTCGCCTTCGACGACGGCAGCTGCCTGGATGACCCGAGCGTGTCGGTGCGGGTGTACCCCACTCGGATCAGCGAGGACGGCTATGTACAGGTCGGGGAGCCCGTCGCGGAAAGGGCCGTCGCCTAG
- a CDS encoding Hsp20/alpha crystallin family protein yields the protein MSTLTLWQRKPPFDTDRWVRDFFGPATASDWRAPAATGFRPAAEIIKDGDDAVVRLELPGIDVDKDVTVELDGGHLVVRGERRDEHAETDAGTNRTLREVRYGAFRRSFAVPAHVTGEAVTATYDAGVLTVRVAGVYAGTQPQSIAITK from the coding sequence ATGAGCACCCTGACTCTGTGGCAGCGCAAGCCCCCCTTCGACACCGACCGTTGGGTCCGCGACTTCTTCGGTCCGGCCACGGCCAGTGACTGGCGGGCGCCCGCCGCGACCGGGTTCCGCCCGGCCGCCGAGATCATCAAGGACGGCGACGACGCGGTGGTCCGGCTGGAACTGCCGGGCATCGACGTCGACAAGGACGTGACGGTCGAACTCGACGGCGGCCACCTGGTGGTGCGCGGCGAACGCCGCGACGAGCACGCCGAGACCGACGCCGGCACCAACCGCACGCTGCGCGAGGTGCGCTACGGCGCGTTCCGCCGCTCGTTCGCGGTTCCGGCCCATGTCACCGGCGAAGCCGTGACGGCGACGTATGACGCCGGCGTACTGACGGTCCGGGTAGCCGGCGTGTACGCGGGCACCCAGCCGCAGTCCATCGCCATCACCAAGTAA
- a CDS encoding acyl-CoA dehydrogenase: protein MSHYKSNVRDQVFNLFEVLGLDQVFGEGDYADLDVDTAQEMLGEMVRLAEGPIAESFVDGDRNPPVFDPATHSVTLPESFKKSVRAHLEGGWDRVGVIEELGGIPMPKVLMWALQEHILGANPAVWMYGGGAGFANIFYNIATEEQKKWAILAAERGWGSTMVLTEPDAGSDVGAGRTKAVQQEDGSWHIDGVKRFITSADSDDLFENIFHLVLARPEGAKPGTKGLSLFFVPKFLFDFETGELGERNGAFVTNVEHKMGLKVSATCELTFGQHGVPAKGWLVGEVHNGIAQMFDVIEQARMMVGTKAIATLSTGYLNALEYAKERVQGADLTQMTDKAAPRVTITHHPDVRRSLMTQKAYAEGLRALYMFTATFQDEAVAKALHGVDADLAVKINDLMLPIVKGVGSEQAYAKLTESLQTLGGSGFLQDYPIEQYIRDAKIDSLYEGTTAIQAQDFFFRKIIRDKGAALGHVAGEIETFIKNETGNGRLKAERELLATALADVQGMAATLTGYLMAAQEDISSIYKVGLGSVRFLMSVGDLMIGWLLARQAAVAVEKLDGGAEGADRSFYEGKIAVASFFTKNFLPLLTSTRSVIENIDNDIMELDEAAF from the coding sequence GTGAGCCACTACAAGAGCAATGTCCGTGACCAGGTGTTCAACCTGTTCGAGGTGCTGGGCCTGGACCAGGTCTTCGGCGAAGGCGACTACGCCGACCTGGACGTCGACACCGCTCAAGAGATGCTCGGCGAGATGGTCCGCCTGGCCGAGGGCCCGATCGCCGAGTCCTTCGTCGACGGCGACCGCAACCCGCCGGTGTTCGACCCGGCCACCCACTCGGTGACGTTGCCCGAGTCCTTCAAGAAGTCGGTGCGCGCCCACCTGGAAGGCGGCTGGGACCGGGTCGGGGTCATCGAGGAGCTCGGCGGCATACCGATGCCCAAGGTCCTGATGTGGGCCCTGCAGGAGCACATCCTGGGTGCCAACCCCGCGGTGTGGATGTACGGCGGTGGCGCCGGCTTCGCCAACATCTTCTACAACATCGCCACCGAAGAGCAGAAGAAGTGGGCCATCCTCGCCGCCGAGCGTGGCTGGGGTTCGACCATGGTGCTGACCGAGCCGGACGCCGGCTCCGACGTGGGCGCCGGCCGCACCAAGGCCGTCCAACAAGAGGACGGCTCGTGGCACATCGACGGCGTCAAGCGGTTCATCACCTCGGCTGACTCCGACGACCTGTTCGAGAACATCTTCCACCTGGTGCTGGCCCGCCCGGAGGGCGCCAAGCCCGGCACCAAGGGTCTGTCGCTGTTCTTCGTGCCGAAGTTCCTCTTCGACTTCGAAACCGGTGAGCTCGGCGAGCGCAACGGTGCCTTCGTGACCAACGTCGAGCACAAGATGGGCCTGAAGGTCTCGGCCACCTGTGAGCTGACCTTCGGCCAGCACGGCGTACCGGCCAAGGGCTGGCTGGTCGGCGAGGTGCACAACGGCATCGCGCAGATGTTCGACGTGATCGAGCAGGCCCGGATGATGGTCGGTACCAAGGCCATCGCGACGCTGTCCACCGGTTACCTCAACGCGCTCGAGTACGCCAAGGAGCGGGTGCAGGGCGCCGACCTGACCCAGATGACCGACAAGGCCGCGCCGCGGGTGACCATTACCCACCACCCGGACGTCCGCCGGTCGCTGATGACCCAGAAGGCCTACGCCGAGGGTCTGCGCGCGCTGTACATGTTCACCGCCACCTTCCAGGACGAGGCGGTCGCCAAGGCACTGCACGGCGTCGACGCCGACCTGGCGGTCAAGATCAACGACCTGATGCTGCCGATCGTCAAGGGTGTCGGCTCCGAGCAGGCCTACGCCAAGCTCACCGAGAGTCTGCAGACCCTGGGTGGCTCGGGCTTCCTGCAGGACTACCCGATCGAGCAGTACATCCGTGACGCCAAGATCGACTCGCTCTACGAGGGCACCACGGCAATTCAGGCGCAGGACTTCTTCTTCCGCAAGATCATCCGCGACAAGGGCGCTGCACTGGGCCATGTCGCGGGCGAGATCGAGACGTTCATCAAGAACGAGACCGGCAACGGGCGGCTGAAGGCCGAGCGGGAACTGCTGGCCACCGCGCTGGCCGACGTGCAGGGCATGGCCGCGACGCTGACCGGTTACCTGATGGCCGCGCAGGAGGACATCTCCAGCATCTACAAGGTCGGCCTGGGTTCGGTGCGCTTCCTGATGAGCGTCGGCGATCTGATGATCGGCTGGCTGCTGGCCCGCCAGGCCGCGGTGGCCGTGGAGAAGCTTGACGGCGGTGCCGAGGGTGCCGACCGCTCCTTCTACGAGGGCAAGATCGCGGTGGCGTCGTTCTTCACCAAGAACTTCCTGCCATTGCTGACCAGCACTCGCTCGGTGATCGAGAACATCGACAACGACATCATGGAGCTCGACGAAGCGGCGTTCTAA
- a CDS encoding inositol monophosphatase family protein: MAPLRSDPVQLRTTAETLVADAAAFVRRRRAEVFGAEGVESSSGLVQTKSSPTDPVTVVDTETESFIRDRLSRLRPGDAVLGEEGGGSGDVSGAEPGVVTWVVDPIDGTVNFMYDVPAYAVSVAAQIGGVSVAGAVADVVGGRIYSAGAGLGARVADSHGTAGLRCADVSELSLALLGTGFGYSPRRRAAQAALLARLLPEVRDVRRIGSAALDLCMVAAGRLDAYYEHGIKPWDYAAGALIAVEAGARVVLPGPEIDSGEVCVAAAPGVADALIAMLQREGGLAAIPQ, encoded by the coding sequence ATGGCGCCCCTGCGTAGCGACCCCGTGCAGTTGAGGACCACCGCCGAGACGCTGGTGGCCGACGCCGCCGCCTTCGTCCGGCGTCGACGCGCCGAGGTGTTCGGCGCCGAAGGGGTCGAATCGTCCTCCGGCCTGGTCCAGACGAAAAGCAGCCCGACCGATCCGGTGACCGTGGTCGACACCGAGACCGAGAGCTTCATCCGAGATCGGCTGAGCCGGCTGCGGCCCGGTGATGCGGTGCTAGGCGAGGAAGGCGGAGGGTCTGGCGACGTCTCCGGTGCTGAACCGGGGGTCGTCACCTGGGTGGTCGACCCGATCGACGGCACGGTGAACTTCATGTACGACGTGCCGGCCTACGCGGTTTCGGTGGCAGCACAGATCGGCGGGGTCTCGGTGGCCGGCGCGGTCGCCGACGTCGTTGGTGGCCGGATCTATTCTGCCGGTGCCGGATTGGGCGCACGGGTCGCCGATAGCCACGGCACGGCCGGGCTGCGCTGCGCCGACGTGAGCGAGCTGTCGCTGGCGCTGTTGGGTACCGGGTTCGGCTATTCGCCGCGGCGCCGGGCCGCCCAGGCGGCGTTGCTTGCCCGGCTGCTGCCAGAAGTGCGCGATGTACGCCGGATCGGATCGGCCGCGCTGGATCTGTGCATGGTTGCTGCCGGGCGGCTGGACGCGTACTACGAGCATGGGATCAAGCCGTGGGACTACGCGGCCGGAGCGCTGATCGCGGTCGAGGCTGGGGCGCGGGTGGTGCTGCCCGGACCGGAGATCGACAGCGGCGAGGTGTGCGTCGCCGCCGCACCCGGAGTCGCCGATGCGTTGATCGCAATGCTGCAGCGTGAAGGTGGTTTGGCCGCTATTCCGCAGTAG
- a CDS encoding fumarate reductase/succinate dehydrogenase flavoprotein subunit, giving the protein MVEVERHSYDVVVIGAGGAGLRAVIEAREQGLSVAVVCKSLFGKAHTVMAEGGCAASMGNVNSKDNWQVHFRDTMRGGKFLNNWRMAELHAREAPERVWELETYGALFDRTPDGKINQRNFGGHTYPRLAHVGDRTGLELIRTMQQKVVSLQQDDFAEFGDYEARIKIFHECTITELLKDEETGAISGAFGYWREGGNFVLFEAPAVVLATGGIGKSFKVTSNSWEYTGDGHALALRAGATLINMEFVQFHPTGMVWPPSVKGILVTEGVRGDGGVLKNSDGTRFMFEYIPPVFKGQYAETEQEADQWLKDNDSARRTPDLLPRDEVARAINSEVKAGRGSPHGGVFLDIASRLTPEEIKRRLPSMYHQFMQLAEVDITKDAMEVGPTCHYVMGGIEVDPDTGAAAVPGLFAAGECSGGMHGSNRLGGNSLSDLLVFGRRAGLGAAQYVQGLNTRPAVTPAALEAAAELALAPFHGPAGGGTPENPYTLHSELQQSMNDLVGIIRNAGELEQALVRLEEFKARFAAVTVEGGRHYNPGWHLAVDLRNMLLVSECVAKAALQRTESRGGHTRDDHPGMDSNWRKTLLVCRVADSSAVPDITITPEPQTGMREDLLELFEISELEKYYTDQELAQHPGRRA; this is encoded by the coding sequence ATGGTTGAAGTCGAACGGCACTCCTACGACGTGGTCGTGATCGGTGCCGGGGGCGCTGGCCTGCGCGCGGTCATCGAAGCCCGCGAGCAGGGCCTGAGCGTTGCGGTGGTGTGTAAGTCGCTGTTCGGCAAGGCACACACCGTGATGGCCGAGGGCGGTTGCGCGGCGTCGATGGGCAACGTCAACTCCAAGGACAACTGGCAGGTGCACTTCCGCGACACCATGCGCGGCGGGAAGTTCCTCAACAACTGGCGGATGGCCGAGTTGCATGCCCGGGAAGCACCCGAGCGGGTCTGGGAACTGGAGACCTACGGTGCGCTGTTCGACCGCACCCCCGACGGAAAGATCAACCAGCGCAACTTCGGCGGCCACACCTATCCGCGGTTGGCCCACGTCGGTGACCGCACCGGCCTGGAGTTGATCCGCACCATGCAGCAGAAAGTGGTCTCTCTGCAGCAGGACGACTTCGCGGAGTTCGGCGACTACGAGGCCCGGATCAAGATCTTCCACGAGTGCACGATCACCGAACTGCTCAAAGACGAAGAGACCGGTGCTATTTCGGGCGCATTCGGCTACTGGCGTGAAGGCGGCAACTTCGTGCTGTTCGAGGCGCCGGCAGTGGTGCTGGCCACCGGCGGCATCGGCAAATCGTTCAAGGTGACGTCGAACTCCTGGGAGTACACCGGCGACGGCCACGCGCTGGCGCTGCGAGCCGGCGCCACGCTGATCAACATGGAGTTCGTCCAGTTCCACCCGACCGGGATGGTCTGGCCGCCCAGCGTGAAGGGGATTCTGGTCACCGAGGGCGTCCGCGGCGACGGTGGGGTGCTCAAGAACTCCGACGGAACCCGGTTCATGTTCGAGTACATCCCGCCGGTGTTCAAGGGTCAGTACGCCGAGACCGAGCAAGAGGCCGATCAGTGGCTCAAGGACAACGACTCGGCCCGCCGCACCCCGGACCTGCTGCCCCGTGACGAGGTGGCCCGCGCCATCAACTCCGAGGTCAAGGCCGGACGCGGGTCGCCGCACGGCGGGGTGTTCCTTGACATCGCCTCTCGGCTGACTCCCGAGGAGATCAAGCGCCGGCTGCCGTCGATGTACCACCAGTTCATGCAGCTCGCCGAGGTCGACATCACCAAGGACGCAATGGAAGTCGGCCCCACCTGCCACTACGTGATGGGCGGTATCGAAGTCGACCCGGACACCGGCGCGGCGGCGGTGCCCGGACTATTCGCCGCCGGCGAATGCTCCGGCGGGATGCACGGTTCCAACCGGCTGGGCGGCAACTCCCTGTCGGACCTGCTGGTGTTCGGCCGTCGCGCCGGTTTGGGCGCGGCGCAGTACGTGCAGGGTCTGAACACTCGACCGGCGGTGACACCGGCAGCGCTGGAGGCCGCAGCCGAGCTGGCATTGGCGCCTTTCCACGGTCCAGCCGGCGGCGGCACACCGGAGAACCCCTACACCCTGCACTCCGAGCTGCAACAGTCGATGAACGACCTGGTCGGCATCATCCGCAATGCCGGCGAGCTGGAGCAGGCCCTGGTCCGCCTTGAGGAATTCAAGGCTCGGTTCGCAGCGGTCACCGTCGAAGGCGGACGGCACTACAACCCGGGCTGGCATCTGGCCGTCGACCTGCGCAACATGCTGCTGGTCAGCGAGTGCGTGGCCAAAGCAGCGCTGCAACGCACCGAGAGCCGCGGCGGGCACACCCGCGACGATCACCCCGGGATGGACTCCAACTGGCGCAAGACCCTGCTGGTCTGCCGAGTCGCGGACAGTAGCGCGGTTCCCGACATCACGATCACCCCGGAGCCCCAGACCGGGATGCGCGAGGACCTGCTGGAGCTGTTCGAGATCTCCGAACTGGAGAAGTACTACACCGACCAAGAGCTGGCGCAACATCCGGGACGGAGAGCGTAA
- a CDS encoding succinate dehydrogenase/fumarate reductase iron-sulfur subunit — protein sequence MTHNAHLRVWRGDVDGGGLEDFEVEVNEGEVVLDVIHRLQATQTPDLAVRWNCKAGKCGSCSAEINGFPRLMCMTRMSMFDPAETITVTPVRTFPVVRDLVTDVSFNYEKAREMPAFKPPADLKPGEYRMQQVDVERSQEFRKCIECFLCQNVCHVIRDHEENKPRFSGPRMFIRLAELDMHPLDAADRRDFAQDDAGLGLCNITKCCTEVCPEHITITDNAIIPMKERVVGNRYDPVVWLGRKIFRRKPD from the coding sequence ATGACACACAACGCCCACCTGCGAGTCTGGCGTGGTGACGTTGACGGCGGTGGACTTGAAGATTTCGAGGTCGAGGTCAACGAGGGCGAGGTGGTGCTCGACGTCATCCATCGCCTGCAGGCCACCCAGACCCCGGATCTGGCGGTGCGCTGGAACTGCAAGGCCGGCAAGTGCGGATCGTGTTCGGCGGAGATCAACGGGTTCCCGCGACTGATGTGTATGACGCGGATGTCGATGTTCGACCCGGCCGAAACGATCACCGTGACCCCGGTGCGGACCTTCCCGGTGGTTCGCGACCTGGTCACCGATGTCTCGTTCAACTACGAGAAGGCCCGCGAGATGCCGGCTTTCAAGCCGCCCGCGGATCTCAAGCCCGGCGAGTATCGGATGCAGCAGGTCGACGTGGAGCGCTCCCAGGAGTTCCGCAAGTGCATCGAATGCTTCCTGTGCCAGAACGTCTGCCACGTCATCCGGGACCACGAGGAGAACAAGCCACGGTTCTCCGGCCCGCGGATGTTCATCCGGCTCGCGGAGTTGGACATGCACCCGCTGGACGCCGCCGACCGGCGTGACTTCGCCCAAGACGACGCCGGTCTCGGACTGTGCAACATCACCAAGTGCTGCACCGAGGTCTGCCCCGAGCACATCACGATCACCGACAACGCAATCATCCCGATGAAGGAACGGGTGGTCGGGAACCGCTATGACCCCGTCGTCTGGCTCGGTCGAAAGATCTTCCGCCGCAAGCCCGACTGA
- a CDS encoding aldo/keto reductase, whose translation MTISFELESAADTSMSIPQVALNDEVAMPVLGLGVAKLSDEQTQASVLAALQSGCRLIDTAASYGNEAVVGRAIEASGVPRSELFVSTKLGTSNQGYSAAKQACERSLEQLGLDYIDMYLIHWPAPQLGRYVESFQAMIEARDAGLVQSVGVCNFTEEHLTEVIDETGVTPAINQIELHPRLNQAELRDANANREIVTQSYSPLGVGRLLDDPAVTALASAHGRTPAQILIRWNLQCGNAVISRSGNPERVAANLDVFEFELSEADMATLDSLHDGTRVLHDPMTFLGT comes from the coding sequence ATGACGATTTCATTCGAGTTGGAATCCGCCGCAGATACTTCCATGTCGATTCCCCAGGTGGCCCTCAATGACGAGGTGGCCATGCCCGTGCTGGGTCTGGGAGTCGCCAAATTGTCCGACGAACAGACGCAGGCATCGGTGCTGGCAGCCCTGCAAAGCGGCTGCCGGCTCATCGACACCGCCGCGTCCTACGGCAACGAAGCCGTCGTGGGACGGGCGATCGAGGCATCCGGTGTGCCGCGTTCGGAGTTGTTCGTCAGCACCAAGTTGGGCACATCCAATCAGGGCTACTCGGCTGCCAAACAGGCCTGCGAACGCAGCCTGGAGCAGCTCGGTCTGGACTACATCGACATGTACCTCATCCATTGGCCCGCACCGCAACTGGGCAGATACGTGGAGAGCTTCCAAGCAATGATCGAGGCCCGCGACGCCGGCCTGGTGCAGTCGGTCGGGGTATGCAACTTCACCGAGGAACACCTGACCGAGGTGATAGACGAGACCGGCGTGACCCCGGCGATCAACCAGATCGAACTACATCCGCGGCTCAACCAGGCCGAACTCCGTGACGCCAACGCCAACCGGGAAATCGTCACCCAGTCCTACAGTCCGCTGGGCGTGGGACGCCTGCTCGATGACCCCGCCGTGACGGCACTGGCGAGCGCCCATGGGCGAACGCCGGCGCAGATCTTGATCCGGTGGAACCTGCAGTGCGGCAACGCCGTGATCTCACGTTCCGGGAATCCAGAGCGGGTTGCGGCGAACCTGGACGTGTTCGAGTTCGAGCTGTCCGAGGCCGACATGGCTACCCTGGACAGCCTGCACGACGGCACCCGGGTGTTACACGACCCGATGACGTTCTTGGGGACTTAG
- the nirB gene encoding nitrite reductase large subunit NirB yields the protein MTTIETPRAVKDLVVVGHGMVGHRFVEALRSRSGGGNWRVTVLAEESDPAYDRVGLTSYTDGWDRSRLALPGNDYADDEQVRLMLSTRVEKVDLADKSVLAVDGQRYGYDTLVLATGSRAFVPPVPGHDLPGCHVYRTLDDLDGIRADIQCMLEAGNTRAGVVIGGGLLGLEAANALRASGIEPHIVEMAPRLMPQQLDDAGGVLLSRMISELGIAVHVGVGTESIEQQTHQYGSPTLRVNLSDGAAIEAGLVIFAAGVRPRDELAREAGLAIADRGGVLTDLCCRTSDSDVYAIGEVAAIEGVCYGLVGPGYTSAEVVADRLLEGVAEFGEADMSTKLKLLGVDVASFGDAMGATENSLSVVINDPVKRTYAKLVLSDDAKTLLGGILVGDASSYGVLRPMVGAELPGDPLDLIAPAGSGDSKSALGISALPGAAQICSCNNVSKDQLCDAIAGGCHDVQSLKDCTKAGTSCGSCIPLLKELLVAEGVEQSKALCEHFAQSRAELFEIVQVTGIRTFSELLERFGTGHGCDICKPTVASILASTGSDHILSGEQAALQDTNDHFLANIQRNGSYSVVPRVPGGEIKPEHLILIGQIAQEFGLYTKITGGQRIDMFGARVDQLPAIWRKLVDAGMESGQAYGKSLRTVKSCVGSDWCRYGQQDSVKMAIDLELRYRGLRAPHKIKMGVSGCARECAEARAKDVGVIATEIGWNLYVGGNGGMSPKHAQLLASDLDTETVFRYVDRFLMFYIRTADRLQRTAPWIDAMEGGLDHVREVVCDDSLGLAEEFEAEMARHVDNYTDEWKGVLDDPEKLSRFVSFVNAPDAEDPTVAFTVRDGRKIPLPVPVVRSSKEES from the coding sequence ATGACCACGATCGAAACCCCGCGCGCTGTGAAAGACCTTGTCGTGGTCGGACACGGCATGGTGGGGCACCGCTTCGTGGAGGCCCTAAGAAGCCGGTCCGGCGGCGGAAACTGGCGGGTCACGGTGCTCGCCGAGGAGTCCGATCCCGCCTACGACCGCGTCGGGTTGACCTCCTACACCGACGGGTGGGACCGGTCCCGGCTGGCGCTGCCGGGCAACGATTACGCCGACGACGAGCAGGTGCGGCTGATGCTGAGCACCCGGGTCGAGAAGGTCGACCTGGCCGACAAATCGGTGCTGGCCGTCGATGGGCAGCGGTACGGCTACGACACCCTGGTGCTGGCGACCGGATCGCGCGCCTTCGTCCCCCCGGTGCCCGGCCACGACCTGCCCGGCTGTCACGTCTACCGGACCCTGGACGATCTGGACGGGATCCGGGCCGACATCCAGTGCATGCTCGAAGCCGGTAACACCCGAGCCGGAGTGGTGATCGGCGGCGGGCTGCTGGGACTCGAGGCCGCCAACGCGCTGCGCGCGTCGGGGATCGAACCGCACATCGTCGAGATGGCGCCGCGGCTGATGCCCCAACAGCTCGACGACGCCGGCGGTGTCCTGCTGAGCCGGATGATCTCGGAGCTGGGCATCGCGGTGCACGTCGGCGTGGGCACCGAGTCCATCGAGCAGCAGACTCACCAGTACGGTTCGCCCACTCTGCGGGTGAACCTCTCCGACGGCGCCGCGATCGAGGCCGGACTGGTGATCTTCGCCGCGGGGGTGCGCCCGCGTGACGAACTGGCCCGTGAGGCCGGCCTGGCGATCGCCGACCGTGGCGGTGTCTTGACCGATCTGTGCTGTCGGACGAGCGATTCCGACGTGTACGCGATCGGCGAGGTGGCCGCCATCGAGGGTGTCTGCTACGGATTGGTCGGGCCCGGATACACCAGCGCCGAGGTGGTTGCCGACCGCCTGCTCGAGGGTGTGGCCGAATTCGGCGAGGCGGATATGTCCACCAAGCTCAAGCTGCTCGGTGTCGACGTGGCCAGCTTCGGCGACGCGATGGGGGCGACCGAGAACTCACTGTCGGTCGTGATCAATGATCCGGTGAAGCGGACCTACGCCAAACTGGTGCTTTCTGACGACGCCAAGACCCTGCTCGGCGGGATCCTGGTCGGCGACGCCTCTTCTTACGGTGTGCTGCGCCCGATGGTCGGCGCCGAGCTGCCTGGCGATCCCCTGGACCTGATCGCCCCGGCAGGCTCCGGCGACAGCAAGAGCGCACTGGGGATCAGTGCGTTGCCTGGGGCGGCGCAGATCTGTTCCTGCAACAACGTCAGCAAGGACCAGCTGTGCGACGCGATCGCCGGCGGCTGCCACGACGTGCAGAGCCTGAAGGACTGCACCAAGGCGGGTACCTCGTGTGGGTCCTGCATTCCGTTGCTCAAGGAGTTGCTGGTCGCCGAGGGTGTCGAGCAGTCCAAGGCGCTGTGCGAACACTTCGCCCAGTCACGCGCGGAGCTGTTCGAGATCGTCCAGGTCACCGGAATCCGTACCTTCTCCGAACTGCTGGAGCGCTTCGGCACCGGCCACGGCTGTGACATCTGCAAGCCCACCGTCGCCTCCATCCTGGCGTCCACCGGCTCCGACCACATCCTGTCCGGCGAGCAGGCGGCTCTGCAGGACACCAACGACCACTTCCTGGCCAACATTCAGCGCAACGGCAGTTACTCAGTGGTTCCGCGGGTGCCAGGCGGCGAGATCAAGCCCGAGCACCTGATCCTGATCGGCCAGATCGCCCAGGAATTCGGCCTCTACACCAAGATCACCGGCGGTCAGCGCATCGATATGTTCGGTGCACGCGTGGATCAGCTGCCCGCGATCTGGCGCAAGCTGGTGGACGCCGGCATGGAATCCGGTCAGGCATACGGCAAGTCGTTGCGGACGGTGAAGAGCTGCGTGGGCAGCGACTGGTGCCGATACGGGCAGCAGGACTCCGTCAAGATGGCCATCGATTTGGAGCTGCGCTACCGAGGGCTGCGCGCGCCGCACAAGATCAAGATGGGCGTCTCGGGCTGCGCGCGCGAGTGTGCCGAGGCGCGCGCCAAAGACGTCGGTGTGATCGCAACCGAGATCGGTTGGAATCTCTACGTCGGCGGCAACGGCGGTATGTCTCCCAAGCACGCCCAGCTGCTCGCCAGTGACCTCGACACCGAGACCGTGTTCCGCTACGTCGACCGGTTCCTGATGTTCTACATCCGCACTGCCGATCGGTTACAGCGCACCGCGCCGTGGATCGACGCGATGGAAGGCGGACTCGACCATGTCCGCGAGGTCGTCTGCGACGACTCCCTCGGGCTGGCAGAGGAATTCGAGGCGGAGATGGCCCGCCACGTCGACAACTACACCGACGAGTGGAAGGGCGTCCTCGACGACCCGGAGAAGTTGTCGCGCTTCGTCTCGTTCGTCAACGCCCCCGACGCCGAAGACCCCACCGTCGCGTTCACCGTGCGCGACGGCCGCAAGATCCCGTTACCCGTCCCGGTCGTGCGCTCATCTAAGGAGGAATCATGA